The Candidatus Zixiibacteriota bacterium genome includes a window with the following:
- a CDS encoding PKD domain-containing protein gives MVLSLKIRIAILILVFALCDSARSQTNEYRVILESVQGETLPGTVNPDLVRFVLKYQTPSSGAIVTNCSNSFKIYSPDGVIWSPVRYDTTNINWASMFQMISVYDHSLDGAGSDTIALVGLNLWPGMGLPTGFDQLVFFAEVEISDSYVGQTICIDSCTWNGSDDGWMWELESGGSIEPDWQGPYCFTIGECLSADDADGDGFVDDCDYCPGDPNNDYDADLVCADVDNCPNQFNPDQNDSDSDGIGDACEALTDTDSDGIPDNVDNCPGVANPDQSNNDTDEFGDACDNCPLLTNPDQSDSDSDGYGDACDNCVLIENPGQEDTDSDLHGDACDNCQSVWNPDQADWNTDGIGDACDPDGDGVLSDGDASGDPYDNPCTGGSTTNCDDNCSDVANPDQADANSNGVGDECDPCEGLYHDNDSDGLCSDVDNCPEAYNPYQEDEDSDGVGDACDNCPYAFNPDQADQDSDQVGDECDNCSYDFNPDQIDSDGDNIGDACDPGNVLFESIPHSGLAPLTILFVNYSQPADPNWTLTFDWDFGDGESSHEVNPVHTYQSAGHYDITLTASYDQHSQSNSYSLPVMSGVNDFVFGGSYQAMEFQSLVEAQSGWSVEYYWDFGDGTPIQWSATSLVSHCYANPGFYVVCATTSIEYSGSFPGWSSVCKGVYAQSGGSGTLLKCDFSANPTAGPVETTVQFTDESEGSPDSWDWDFGDGGSSSDQAPQHLYSAPGRYDVTLTIHSGTATDQMSKPSYIYIDEPLADLEVAGFNTTARRGFNFEYVLELTNIGTMSAENCVLSFTPPNVLGVNVIDAHLVYQATGMEYTGYTLSGNDLLFVLGPVEPTPFAGIIFVVECSIDGSVALGTELRATLSVVSSTEETDLENNQVTIIDTVVGSMDPNDKTASPHGDGPLCEIEGDQQLHYLIQFENKVEATAEAIYVLILDTLDSDLDWSTLAFGPTSHSDVCTYDFDPYSGVITWFFDSIWLAPNVTPPEGEGYVSYSIKPRNGLEAGTQITNSAWIRFDFNEWLHAPENGEPLLRTISYPTCCKLRGDINNDGTGPDITDLVYLVAYMFQSGPEPPCLPAANVDGSSSSDVPDIADLVYLVAYMFQGGPIPVACQ, from the coding sequence ATGGTGTTATCGCTAAAGATCAGAATCGCAATACTCATCCTGGTGTTTGCACTCTGTGACTCCGCTAGGTCTCAAACCAATGAATACCGAGTTATTCTAGAATCGGTCCAAGGTGAGACGCTGCCGGGAACTGTAAATCCTGATCTCGTCAGGTTTGTACTGAAATACCAGACGCCATCAAGCGGCGCGATTGTTACAAATTGCTCTAACTCATTCAAGATCTACTCGCCAGACGGGGTGATTTGGAGTCCAGTACGTTACGATACAACCAACATCAACTGGGCATCGATGTTTCAGATGATCTCTGTCTATGACCATTCGCTTGATGGCGCAGGCTCCGACACGATCGCGTTGGTGGGCCTTAATCTGTGGCCCGGTATGGGGCTCCCTACGGGATTTGACCAACTGGTTTTCTTCGCTGAGGTGGAGATCAGTGATTCATACGTGGGTCAGACGATCTGCATAGATTCATGTACCTGGAATGGTTCTGATGATGGTTGGATGTGGGAGTTGGAGAGCGGAGGCAGCATTGAACCGGATTGGCAAGGGCCTTACTGCTTCACAATTGGTGAGTGCCTGTCTGCTGATGATGCGGACGGTGATGGCTTCGTCGATGACTGCGATTACTGTCCGGGTGACCCGAATAACGACTACGATGCCGATCTGGTTTGTGCGGATGTCGATAACTGCCCGAACCAGTTCAATCCCGACCAAAACGACTCGGATAGCGATGGAATTGGTGACGCCTGTGAGGCGCTCACCGACACAGACAGCGATGGGATTCCCGACAATGTAGACAACTGTCCCGGTGTAGCTAATCCTGACCAATCAAACAACGACACGGATGAGTTTGGTGACGCATGTGACAACTGTCCACTACTTACTAATCCCGATCAGTCTGACAGTGATAGTGACGGCTATGGCGATGCCTGTGACAATTGCGTTTTGATCGAGAATCCCGGACAAGAAGACACTGACAGCGATCTGCATGGCGACGCCTGCGATAATTGCCAAAGTGTGTGGAATCCGGATCAGGCTGATTGGAATACCGACGGGATCGGGGATGCCTGCGATCCAGACGGCGATGGTGTTCTATCCGATGGGGACGCCAGCGGGGACCCGTACGATAACCCGTGCACCGGAGGGAGTACAACCAACTGCGATGACAATTGTTCGGACGTTGCAAACCCGGATCAAGCTGATGCGAACTCCAACGGAGTAGGCGATGAGTGTGATCCGTGCGAGGGTCTCTACCACGACAACGACAGTGATGGCCTCTGCAGTGATGTAGACAACTGCCCGGAAGCATACAACCCTTACCAAGAGGATGAAGATTCTGATGGGGTCGGTGATGCCTGTGACAATTGTCCGTATGCCTTCAACCCAGATCAGGCTGACCAAGATAGTGACCAAGTGGGTGACGAATGTGACAATTGTTCATATGACTTCAATCCTGATCAGATAGACAGTGATGGTGACAATATTGGAGATGCATGCGATCCAGGAAATGTTCTTTTCGAATCAATCCCACACTCAGGACTAGCACCCCTGACTATACTGTTCGTGAACTACTCTCAACCAGCTGATCCGAATTGGACATTGACGTTCGATTGGGATTTCGGAGACGGTGAATCGAGTCATGAGGTGAACCCAGTTCACACCTATCAGTCAGCGGGTCATTATGACATTACCCTGACTGCGTCATATGACCAACACTCACAATCCAATTCGTATTCTCTGCCCGTTATGAGTGGCGTGAATGATTTTGTCTTTGGTGGAAGCTATCAGGCCATGGAGTTTCAAAGCCTCGTTGAGGCTCAATCAGGATGGTCCGTTGAGTATTACTGGGACTTTGGAGACGGTACACCGATACAGTGGAGCGCGACTTCGTTGGTATCACACTGTTATGCTAATCCGGGTTTCTATGTAGTTTGTGCAACTACGTCCATAGAATATTCGGGCTCCTTTCCAGGTTGGTCATCAGTATGCAAGGGTGTGTATGCCCAGAGCGGCGGAAGCGGTACGTTACTGAAATGTGATTTCTCGGCTAATCCGACCGCCGGTCCGGTAGAAACCACAGTTCAATTCACGGATGAGAGCGAAGGTTCACCCGATTCCTGGGATTGGGACTTCGGAGACGGCGGTTCCAGCAGCGATCAAGCTCCGCAGCATTTGTACAGCGCACCCGGCCGATATGACGTTACTCTAACGATTCACAGCGGAACTGCCACCGACCAAATGTCGAAACCATCATACATATATATCGATGAACCGTTAGCAGATCTTGAGGTGGCTGGGTTCAATACGACTGCCAGACGCGGATTCAACTTCGAATACGTTCTTGAATTAACAAATATAGGAACAATGTCAGCGGAAAACTGCGTGCTTTCGTTTACACCTCCGAACGTCTTGGGAGTCAATGTCATAGACGCACACTTGGTTTACCAGGCCACAGGTATGGAGTATACCGGATACACCTTGTCGGGTAACGATTTGCTATTTGTGTTAGGTCCGGTTGAGCCAACTCCATTCGCAGGGATTATCTTCGTTGTAGAGTGCTCAATCGACGGCAGCGTGGCCTTGGGTACTGAGCTGCGCGCCACTCTATCGGTGGTATCATCCACTGAAGAGACTGACTTAGAAAACAACCAGGTAACAATCATCGACACAGTCGTTGGTTCTATGGACCCGAACGACAAGACAGCGTCGCCGCACGGCGATGGGCCGCTGTGTGAAATAGAAGGTGACCAGCAATTGCACTATCTCATTCAGTTTGAGAACAAGGTGGAAGCAACCGCTGAAGCAATCTACGTGCTGATTCTGGACACACTCGACAGCGATCTTGACTGGAGCACATTGGCCTTTGGACCCACGAGCCATTCGGATGTTTGCACTTACGATTTCGATCCATACAGTGGCGTGATTACTTGGTTTTTTGACAGTATATGGTTAGCGCCCAATGTGACGCCGCCTGAAGGAGAGGGATACGTCTCTTACTCGATAAAACCAAGAAATGGTCTGGAAGCAGGAACTCAGATAACAAACTCTGCGTGGATTCGCTTCGACTTCAACGAGTGGTTGCATGCACCAGAGAATGGAGAACCGTTGCTCCGGACGATCAGTTATCCAACATGCTGTAAACTACGTGGTGATATCAATAACGATGGTACTGGTCCTGACATAACGGACTTAGTCTATCTCGTGGCCTATATGTTCCAAAGTGGACCGGAGCCGCCATGTCTACCGGCAGCCAACGTAGACGGTAGCAGCAGTAGCGATGTCCCTGATATAGCAGACTTGGTCTATCTGGTTGCATACATGTTCCAGGGTGGACCAATACCGGTTGCATGCCAGTAG
- a CDS encoding aryl-sulfate sulfotransferase: MPCSLRHPVRVFILVVFISMVFQQTGLAREQTVGLLQYDEKASFTGYTLLAPLQTPDIYLIDNYGRVVHSWDMNVSPSSEVYLLPNGHLLRGAKTVSNFGTVGRTIQEIDWDGTVVWSFVYYTSAYLQHHDIEPMPNGNVLLLANELFTKAEAIQAGRDTLLMSRDIIRADYVVEIHPTGPESGEIVWEWHSWDHLIQDHDASGDNFGVVADHPELLDINYAPNTTADWLHTNAVAYNEALDQVVISSRHFSEFWVVDHSTTTAEAAGHSGGNSNMGGDIIYRWGNPLCYGAGTIDDRKLFGPHNVHWIASGLEGEGHILLFNNGWERPSSQYSSIEEIITPVGIDGAYPQPSPGAEYEPDSSILIFAADTPTDFYSPTISGCQRLPNGNTLVCCGRPGWFFEVTSDGTIVWQYQNPISIYGILDQGDPAGNGLDVFRCHRYAPDYPGLVGHDLTPKAPIEGYLATIAETSHNPEIPQYNDSVVISSRVWSDDDIASVEVIYDAGSGFISETMFDDGLHDDGAAEDSIFAVALPPFSGGTEVSYYIQVETKSAAVESDPPSAPNTAVYAYTVDYGYICGDINLSGAGPDIADLVYLVTYMFQAGPEPPALVTADIDGSGAGPDIADLVYLVTYMFQSGPEPACSW; encoded by the coding sequence ATGCCATGCTCACTGAGACATCCGGTTCGAGTTTTCATTCTTGTTGTGTTTATTTCGATGGTCTTCCAGCAGACCGGACTGGCCCGTGAGCAAACGGTGGGGCTCTTGCAGTATGATGAAAAAGCCTCCTTCACGGGCTACACATTGCTGGCGCCTTTACAGACACCGGATATATACCTGATCGATAACTACGGCCGTGTCGTTCATTCCTGGGACATGAATGTCAGTCCTTCCTCAGAAGTCTACCTCCTCCCCAACGGACATCTGTTGCGCGGGGCAAAGACGGTCAGCAACTTTGGCACAGTCGGTCGTACTATTCAGGAGATCGACTGGGACGGCACAGTTGTCTGGTCGTTTGTCTACTACACGTCCGCTTATCTACAGCATCACGATATTGAACCAATGCCGAACGGCAATGTCCTCCTCCTGGCCAACGAGCTGTTTACCAAGGCGGAGGCAATTCAGGCAGGACGCGACACGTTATTGATGTCGCGCGACATAATCAGGGCCGACTATGTGGTAGAGATACATCCCACCGGTCCGGAGAGCGGCGAGATTGTCTGGGAGTGGCATTCCTGGGATCACCTCATACAGGATCATGATGCCTCCGGGGACAATTTTGGCGTGGTTGCCGACCATCCCGAATTGCTGGACATCAATTATGCTCCCAACACCACGGCCGATTGGCTTCACACCAATGCCGTTGCCTACAATGAAGCGCTGGATCAGGTAGTGATAAGCTCGCGTCATTTCAGTGAGTTCTGGGTCGTCGACCACTCCACGACAACGGCGGAGGCGGCCGGACATAGCGGAGGCAACTCCAACATGGGCGGCGATATTATCTATCGCTGGGGCAATCCCCTTTGTTACGGCGCGGGTACAATTGACGACCGTAAGCTATTCGGCCCGCACAACGTCCATTGGATCGCATCGGGTCTGGAGGGCGAGGGACACATCCTGCTTTTTAACAATGGTTGGGAACGACCTTCGTCGCAGTATTCTTCGATCGAGGAGATTATCACCCCTGTCGGAATTGACGGCGCCTATCCTCAACCGAGCCCCGGCGCTGAGTATGAGCCGGACAGCTCGATCCTGATATTCGCCGCCGACACGCCGACTGATTTCTACTCGCCGACCATCTCCGGATGTCAACGGCTGCCGAACGGCAACACCCTGGTCTGCTGCGGGCGACCGGGTTGGTTCTTTGAGGTCACGAGCGACGGCACGATCGTCTGGCAGTATCAAAATCCCATATCAATTTACGGCATTCTCGATCAGGGAGATCCGGCCGGAAACGGTCTCGATGTGTTTCGCTGTCATCGATATGCCCCCGACTATCCGGGATTGGTCGGTCATGACCTTACCCCCAAAGCGCCTATTGAAGGCTATCTGGCAACTATCGCGGAGACATCACACAACCCGGAGATTCCCCAATACAATGATTCAGTGGTGATTTCATCCAGGGTCTGGTCCGACGACGACATAGCGTCGGTGGAAGTAATTTACGATGCGGGTAGCGGGTTCATATCCGAAACGATGTTCGATGACGGCCTGCACGACGACGGGGCGGCAGAAGATTCAATTTTCGCCGTTGCGCTTCCGCCATTCAGCGGCGGCACTGAGGTCTCTTACTATATTCAAGTCGAAACCAAGTCAGCAGCAGTCGAAAGCGACCCGCCGTCTGCGCCTAATACAGCCGTGTATGCCTACACCGTGGACTACGGATACATCTGCGGGGACATCAATTTGAGCGGCGCCGGCCCGGACATTGCCGATCTCGTCTATCTGGTGACTTACATGTTTCAGGCCGGTCCCGAGCCGCCGGCGTTGGTTACGGCCGATATTGACGGCTCCGGCGCCGGTCCGGACATTGCCGATTTGGTGTACCTCGTAACCTACATGTTCCAGAGCGGCCCCGAACCAGCCTGTTCCTGGTGA
- a CDS encoding sigma 54-interacting transcriptional regulator, with amino-acid sequence MPQLIIKRGKVQIDRFPLNQDITTIGRGGSTDDPPDLELLDTHRRVSRYHAAFVHDADGRYWVVDLFSSNGTQVNGEMIYRKRLNNSDVVQIGDFRLIYDETERTDTGLPLLVLVDEDMSAVPGITGTSTVMREDQTHDGIELPDQDWIMLNDILTRLKHLGNSGAIVSELVMLLVSSMKADCGFVAVLHDEGVLVPLAAHGFNRNDNVRYPVSQECVQVALKEGHSILRTVPHGSALCCPVTDQSNTTGVLYLHSRNREAFAESSTILLDHIRDWIEDKNLPVMSTPPQRNTSETVSGHIKWPGKVVTCNHNMRKLLANLDRIAKSDTSVLFLGETGTGKEVLAERLHLKSSRAMGPWYPVELSGVEQQHVDGLLFGWEKGSFTSADQDRRGAFEIANGGTLFLDEIGDTSINVQAKLRRAVEEKQIQPIGSEKAIKIDTRVLAATNVDLKKAVAEGRFRNDLLMRFTSIENIPPLRDRLQELPLLFNYFIDLYEGSLVAVSRGAMRLLYRYSWPGNVREVRRMVQRWNNLGKKVAFYWDLPEEVINETAAFATDTDRFRTTKQIEKEEITRVLRMTKGNVERATKILGFGGKQTLYNKMKAFGLSPDNFRNRN; translated from the coding sequence GTGCCACAGTTGATTATCAAACGCGGAAAAGTTCAAATTGATCGTTTTCCCTTGAACCAGGACATCACCACCATCGGACGCGGTGGCTCGACCGATGACCCGCCTGACCTTGAATTGCTGGACACCCACCGCCGGGTATCGCGCTACCATGCCGCTTTCGTGCATGATGCGGATGGACGATACTGGGTAGTCGATCTGTTTTCTTCCAACGGCACTCAGGTCAACGGAGAGATGATCTACCGCAAACGACTTAATAACTCCGATGTCGTTCAGATTGGTGATTTCCGGCTGATATACGACGAAACCGAACGAACCGATACCGGTCTCCCCTTGCTGGTTTTAGTCGATGAGGATATGTCTGCCGTACCCGGCATTACCGGAACCAGTACCGTCATGCGCGAGGACCAAACCCATGACGGCATTGAGCTGCCCGATCAGGATTGGATTATGCTCAACGACATCCTCACCCGTTTGAAGCACCTGGGCAATTCCGGCGCAATCGTATCCGAGCTGGTAATGTTGCTGGTAAGCTCCATGAAAGCTGATTGTGGTTTCGTTGCCGTTCTTCACGATGAGGGAGTATTGGTGCCTTTGGCCGCCCATGGCTTCAACCGCAACGACAATGTTCGCTATCCGGTTTCGCAGGAATGCGTTCAGGTCGCTCTGAAGGAAGGCCACTCTATCCTTCGTACAGTTCCCCACGGTTCCGCCCTCTGCTGCCCCGTAACGGATCAATCCAATACCACCGGCGTTCTTTATTTGCACTCCCGGAATCGCGAGGCATTCGCTGAGTCTTCGACCATCCTGCTCGATCATATCCGCGACTGGATCGAAGATAAAAATCTGCCGGTAATGAGCACGCCTCCGCAACGCAACACCTCCGAAACAGTCAGCGGGCATATCAAATGGCCCGGCAAGGTAGTTACGTGTAACCATAATATGAGGAAACTCCTGGCGAATCTGGACAGAATTGCCAAAAGCGATACTTCGGTTCTTTTCCTTGGAGAAACCGGCACAGGCAAGGAAGTCCTCGCTGAGCGGTTGCATCTTAAATCCAGTCGAGCCATGGGTCCCTGGTATCCGGTGGAACTTTCCGGGGTCGAGCAACAGCATGTCGATGGACTTCTCTTTGGCTGGGAAAAAGGATCTTTTACCTCGGCCGACCAGGATCGCCGAGGGGCATTCGAAATCGCCAATGGCGGCACGCTCTTTCTTGATGAAATCGGTGATACCAGCATTAATGTACAAGCGAAACTCCGCAGAGCGGTTGAGGAAAAACAAATACAGCCCATAGGGAGCGAGAAGGCTATCAAAATCGACACTCGCGTTCTGGCCGCAACCAATGTCGATCTGAAAAAGGCCGTGGCAGAAGGGCGTTTCCGGAACGACTTGCTAATGCGCTTCACCAGTATCGAGAACATCCCCCCCCTCCGCGATCGCCTTCAGGAGCTCCCGCTTCTCTTCAATTATTTCATCGACCTTTACGAAGGCTCCCTGGTGGCTGTTTCACGCGGCGCGATGCGTCTTCTTTATCGTTATTCCTGGCCCGGCAATGTGCGGGAAGTACGAAGAATGGTCCAGCGATGGAACAATCTCGGTAAGAAAGTGGCCTTCTATTGGGATTTACCGGAGGAAGTCATTAACGAAACCGCAGCATTCGCAACCGATACCGACCGCTTTCGCACTACCAAACAAATCGAGAAGGAAGAGATCACCCGGGTTCTTCGCATGACAAAGGGCAATGTAGAAAGAGCGACTAAAATCCTCGGTTTCGGTGGAAAACAAACTCTGTACAACAAAATGAAAGCGTTCGGGCTTTCACCGGATAACTTCCGCAATCGTAACTGA
- a CDS encoding serine/threonine-protein kinase: MVDEYTDETPAEGSQTGETDPLGILGTALVRKYQIERYIGRGGFGHVYLARNLELFDQKVVVKFLMRPEAIDRFRLEAAIQANLDHPNICGVQAYLPDQKAIVIPYIDGSDCEQLVHSSGPMSEKRVTTVALALIKALAYAHANEVYHRDLKPSNIMIDRHGHVRLIDFGIAKRTSHHLTEDRPTPGTWSYLPPDQLDDDAVDDPIQRDIYALGVTLFQLSTGVRLRHERLGANPNHWNGEAARRLSPEFRAFLKRLTAPEKKDRFEDMNEVLRFLNSLPDRTGIKRPKKLVMFVGVPLIVVAAVYLVVSNIGNSQSEPGVTANNVVADSIRTAARIPAVVDSIGKDDTTLPIDHGSAIPEISMDSVDDAKSRKTDIPVDKPEVEKSGNEASKTPKNNTEKTAHDDPPSRSTTKSPESESPVVIPPHPSVDSISVQVKTKPDPWVALEFDGRPIKAGQDSLMTIPGLHKICIVHARFPVTDDLIYLRGDTVLTIDAVRNFARTDRVRLKIGCMPYPSRQTRLTVRFNGIEETYEAIPAVISNLPVGIWSISLRMSELVGEDEWTAATIDSFSVKQTAARTVPAFVGDSATVNFDLFRTPTDDNMKLVVYWSAKPTGEVKQ; this comes from the coding sequence ATGGTTGATGAATACACCGATGAGACGCCGGCAGAGGGTTCGCAGACGGGCGAAACCGACCCTCTTGGCATACTCGGAACGGCTCTGGTAAGAAAATACCAGATCGAGCGGTATATTGGGCGAGGTGGGTTCGGTCATGTCTATCTTGCCCGGAACCTGGAGCTGTTCGATCAAAAGGTCGTGGTCAAATTTCTCATGCGCCCCGAGGCGATTGACCGTTTCCGTCTCGAAGCCGCTATTCAGGCCAATCTTGATCACCCCAACATTTGTGGTGTCCAGGCTTATCTTCCGGACCAGAAAGCGATAGTAATCCCCTACATTGACGGTAGTGATTGCGAACAGCTTGTCCATAGTTCCGGACCGATGTCCGAAAAACGCGTGACGACCGTTGCTTTGGCTTTAATCAAGGCGCTCGCTTATGCTCATGCCAACGAGGTTTACCATCGGGACCTGAAACCCTCCAACATCATGATCGACCGTCATGGTCATGTGCGCTTGATCGATTTCGGCATTGCCAAGAGAACCAGTCATCATCTGACCGAGGATCGTCCCACACCGGGGACCTGGTCCTATCTGCCGCCGGATCAGCTCGATGACGACGCCGTTGACGACCCGATCCAGAGAGACATATATGCTCTGGGAGTTACCCTCTTTCAACTCAGCACCGGGGTGCGTCTGCGCCACGAACGACTGGGTGCGAATCCCAACCATTGGAACGGTGAAGCCGCTCGGCGATTGTCTCCCGAGTTCCGTGCCTTTCTGAAGCGTCTCACGGCGCCGGAGAAAAAGGACCGGTTCGAGGATATGAATGAGGTCCTGCGATTTCTGAATTCGCTGCCGGACCGAACCGGCATCAAGCGCCCTAAAAAGTTAGTGATGTTCGTTGGCGTGCCGCTGATAGTGGTTGCGGCCGTCTATCTGGTGGTGTCGAATATAGGCAATTCACAATCCGAACCCGGAGTTACTGCCAATAATGTCGTGGCGGATTCGATCCGAACGGCGGCAAGGATCCCGGCTGTCGTTGATTCTATCGGCAAAGACGATACGACCCTGCCGATTGATCATGGCTCGGCTATTCCCGAGATAAGTATGGACTCTGTGGATGACGCCAAGTCGCGCAAGACGGATATTCCGGTGGATAAGCCGGAAGTAGAGAAAAGCGGAAACGAAGCTTCGAAAACACCGAAGAACAACACGGAAAAAACTGCCCATGATGATCCGCCTTCACGCAGTACAACCAAGTCGCCTGAAAGCGAATCTCCTGTGGTCATCCCTCCGCACCCGAGCGTCGATTCTATATCGGTGCAGGTAAAAACCAAACCGGATCCATGGGTGGCTCTGGAATTCGACGGTCGTCCGATAAAGGCTGGTCAGGATTCACTGATGACAATACCCGGTTTACACAAGATTTGCATCGTACATGCGCGTTTTCCGGTCACTGACGATTTGATTTATCTGAGAGGTGATACGGTGCTGACAATCGACGCGGTCAGAAACTTCGCGAGAACGGATCGAGTACGGTTGAAGATCGGCTGTATGCCGTATCCGTCCCGGCAGACCCGATTGACGGTGCGCTTTAACGGCATCGAAGAAACCTATGAGGCGATTCCGGCGGTTATATCGAATCTCCCGGTGGGAATATGGTCGATCAGCCTGCGTATGAGTGAGCTGGTTGGCGAAGACGAATGGACCGCCGCAACGATAGATTCCTTTTCAGTCAAACAAACCGCTGCACGAACAGTACCGGCCTTTGTCGGTGACAGCGCAACGGTGAATTTTGATCTTTTTCGAACTCCAACGGATGATAACATGAAACTAGTGGTGTATTGGTCAGCCAAGCCAACAGGAGAAGTCAAACAATGA